GGCACGAAGGGCGGGAGCATGATGGGTGGCTCAGGCGGCATGATGAGCGGCGGCATGATGTCGATGATGGGCGGCATGAACGTCTCGCCGATCGATCGGCTGCTCGCCAGCGCCGACCGCCTCAATCTCACCGACGCCCAGCGCGACAAGCTGAACGCCCTCAAGACCGACACGACCAAGGAGTCGATCCGGCTCCGATCCGCCCGCGACCTGGTGGATACCGACCTCCAGACCCTCATCTCGAACCCGAAGTCGGACCTGTCGGCGATCCAGTCGAAGCTGGATGAGCTCGCCAAGACGGAATCCTCGCTCCGCTTCGCGGCGATCCGCTCCGGACGGACGGCTCGATCCGTCCTGACGGGGAAGCAGTGGGACACCCTCGCCGCTGAAATGCCGTGCGCCGGAACCGGCTCCACCGCCGACCACGCGGCGCATCATCCCGAATAGCCCACACCGGTCAACCCACACGAAGGGCGCGGGCGGTTCCTGATCGCCTGCGCCCTCATCGTGCGATGGGAGACGCACCGCGTCGCCCCTACGATACGGCGTCCGTAGATTCGATGGGTGTCCGCGAAGCAGATCACTCAGGGCATCGCGCCGTCGAATCCGCATTACAGCGCGATGTGCTCGCGGTTTGCGACGGATCGCACATAGTCCGCCGCGAGGCGATATTCCTCTTCGTTCGGCAGGTGTTCCAGCATGGCTGGCAGGTCGGGATCGAGCCGGTTCAGCTCGCGCAGAAGTGTCCCGTAGTCGAGGGAACCGGTTCCCGGACGCGTTTCGTCGAGGTGGACGAGGAACCCCTCGCCCATCTTCGCGTCTTTCAGATGGCACGACCGGATATGAGGACCCAGCTTCTGCACGCACTCGCGAATGACGGCGCCTGTGCCGAAGAACCGCTGCGGGCTGCCGATGATGTTCGTCGGATCGAAGTGGACGCCGTACTGACGCCGGTCAATCGCGTGAATGAGGCGGAGCGCGCTGTCGGGCGAGTCGGGGTACATCCACGGCATCATCTCGAGCGCGTAGTACGTCCGGCGGGGTTCCACCGCATCGATGATCTCGCGCACGGTCGCGACGATCATCTCGAACGTCGTCTCGGTCAGGTCTTCGGGACAGGGCCCGTCCCACTTCGTCCCGCGCGAACCGGCGATGTTGACGCAGCATCGCGCGCCGAGGTCTTCGGCGAGCTGCAGGCTTTTCTTGCAGTGGTCGAGGGCTTTCTTGCGCGTCGCTTCGTCGGGAGAGAGCGGGTTGCTCCACGCTCCGACTTCGGCGATGACGAGGTCCGCTGCCGAAGCCGCTTCGGCATACGCGCGGATGCCATCGGCGGGCGCGTCATATCCCACTGGCGCATACGCGGCTCGATAGCCGTACGATCGGACGACTTCCGCCCATCGCTCCGGCGAGTCGTAGGGCTGGAATACCGGTGCCCCGAGTCGCATGGACTTTCCTTCCGGCGTTGTGTTCGTGGCTGCTCTGTCACCGACCCCGCTTCAGACGTCCCAACTCGACCGCCAGATTCCCCGCCGCTGAGACAGCAAGCGACTGATCGATGATCTTCAGGTTGTCGAACCACATGTCGTTCTGCGCGAAGCAGACGAGCCCGATCTTGCCCGATGGGTAGGTCGCGTCCGTCGCCGTAACGACCTTCTGGTTCTCGATGTAGGCTGCGAAATCGCTCCCGACCACTTCGAGGCGGATGCTCTGCTTCACCTTGTCGCGGTAGGTGTCCGGCTTGCGCCCGATGAGGGTGTAATACGGCTCTTCGTCGCCCTTGTCGCCCCAGGTGTTCGCCGTCTGGTGGAGCGACGCGCCATCGAGCATGCCCTTTTCGATCTTCCAAGCGCCCGGCGACGCATCGCCCATGATGCCGCCCGGTTCCTCGACGCTCTTCCAGCTCTTGGACAGCTCGTCGAAGTTGTCCGTGAAGTCCGCCGCCGACACGCTGACTGCGATCCCCAGCGCCAACGCGACCGCCGCGACGCCGATTCCCCAGCGACCCATGCCGACGTCCTCCTGTGTTCCACCGAAGCGCCTGATTCCATCTACTCAGGATCGTCGTCCCACGGACGCGGAACGTCAAGAGGCGTGTCGGCAAGGGTGCTATAATCGGCGGAACATCGACCGGCGACCAACGGCACGACCACGACACGATTCGGAGGATCACGATGCCAGCAGTGGAACTCACGACGGGATGCTGCCCGCGACGTCGATGGGGCAAGAGCGGGCTGTCGATCCCCGTCGTCCCCTTCGGAACGCAGGGCTTCGGCAACAACTTCGGGCCCGTGACCGACGAGGAGGCGTGCGCGCTCATCCGCCGCGCCGTCGATCTGGGCGTCAACCACTTCGACTGCGCCCGGTGCTACGGCGACTCGCTCCGCAAGCTGGGCGTCGCCCTCAAGACGGGAGTCATCCGGCGCGACGAGGTGGTCATCAGCGGGCGGCTCTGCTGCCACAGCGCCGCCAAGTGGGGCTTCTACGGCGAAGGGAAAGCCGACTACTCCGCCGCCCGCGCCATCGAGGATGTCCGCGACCAGCTCGAGATCCTGGGAACCGACCACTTCGACGCGATGCTCATCCACGACCCCAGCGACAGCGACGCGACGCTCGCGTCTGACGGGACTCTTGCGGGCATCAAGCGCCTCAAGGAAGAGGGGCTCATCCACAACGTCGGGTACGGCATGAACCCGCATCCCTTCCACCTGAAGGTCATCGAGCAGGGCGATATCGACGTGCTGCTCTGCTTCAGTGACTACAACCTGCTGCGCCAGACCGCCGCCGAGGACATCCTGCCCGCCGCCGCCGAGAAGGACATCGGCGTCATGAACGGCTGGTCGATCATGCGGGGGATGCTCACGGGAACGCCCGTCGAGAAGATCGTCTCGCGGGATCGGTGGCTCTCCGGCTCCGACGCCCAGCGCGCCGAGAGCATGCGCCTCTGGTGCGAGGAGCGCGGCATCAGCCTGCTCGTGCTCGCGCTGCAGTTCTGCCTGCGCGAAACCCGCATCCACGGGAACCCGCTGGGGAACCTCAACATCGAGCAGTTGGAGATGAACGTCGCTGCGACGCTCACGCCGCTGGACGACGCGACGCTCTCCGACTTCGCCGCCGCCGCGATCTGAGCTCAAACGCGCAGAGTCACCTGAGCGACGCGGGGGCGGGTTTCAGAACGCCTTGTAGGTGAGCGTCAGCTTGTACTCGTGCGTCCAGGGGTCTTGGGCGACCTTGAGGACGCGAACCGTCGCGAGGAGACGAACCTCGTTCTCGATGTAGAATAGGAAGGTCGGCGTCAGCGTGTGGGCGAATCGGAGATCGGCATCGGCGGTCTCTTTGGCGATACCGAGCAGGTAATCGGCGCGAAAGTCGACGCGGTTGGTGAGTTCGTAGAGGTAGCTGGTCGTCGACGAGAAATCGAACGCCCTGCCGAACTCCCCGGACTTCATCGGGCTGTTCACGCGCAGGCGCTCTCCGACTTGGGTATCCCACCGGATCGGTCGCGCGTAGCGGACGGACAGGTCGGCGGCGGGTTCGGATCGCTTAACGCCCTTCTTGGCGGTTTGCAGGTCGTACTTGATGCCGAGGGTCGCGTCGTAGCCGTAGTACCGGTCGGCGATGTTCTCCTGGAAGAGCACCTCTTCCATCCGCAGGACGCCCGCCGCTCCCAGCGACTTGCCCTCCAACAGACCCGACCGCTGGACGTTCTCCTCGACGTCCTCGTACCAGTACTTCTTGTAGGTATCGGCTCCGTACCGCTGTCGGTACTCGGGCTCCCGCTCGATGATGCTGGCGATCCGAAGCATCGTCTGGCGGGGCAGCCGGTCCGTCGTGACGCCTTCGCTGACGAAGAAGTCGTCGATGCGCACCGCCTTGCGGAGCGAAGTCGCATTGATGAACCGCCCCCAGCCGATGCCGACGGTCGTGTCATACGCCGGACGATCGTCGGTTCGCTGGAACGCGCCGTGGAGTGCGACGGAGCCGAACAGGTCGCGGTCCTTCCACACGTACTTCTTGACGCGCCCGACGGCGTCGGAGTTATATGCGTAGAGGTAGTCCTTGGGTCCCAGCGTCCGCGACCAGGCTCCCAGAACGTCCAGCGAGTACGCGAACGGAAGGGACTCGTAGAAACGGTCGTAGGTGACGCCCACCAGCGCGTCGTTCGAGAGGGTGGAACCGTCCTCACGCTCGTAGCCGTAGTCGAAGTCCAGGTATAGGCTCTGGGCGCGGCTGACCGGCACGCGGTAGTCTCGGACGGAGACGTTCTGCGCGAGCGCGGCGCTCAGAGGAAGCCACGCGAGGAGCGCGAGGGACCACAGCGTGCGGCGAAGCATCGACGCCATCTCTTGAACCCCTGACGACCGTGTCCGTTCGAGATTACACCACCATCGGTGTCCGGAAGTCAAACTGCGAAGGCGGCTCATGACGACGTATAGCGCATTCATCGCGCGCGTGAAGGAGGTCGCGATCCTCGGTTCCATGGGCGGCGCGCTCCGATGGGATCGGGAGACATACATGCCCCGGAAGGGAGCCGCCCATCGAGGCGAGCAGCTCGCCGCCCTCAGCGGCATGATCCATGAGGCGATGACCAGCCTGCAGATGGGCGAGTGGATCGACGCCCTGCGCGGAGCCGACGGACTCTCGCCCGACGAAGCCGTCAACGTCCGGGAAGTGGCGAGGGAGTACGACCGGCAGAAGAAGATCCCCACCGCGCTCGTGCAGGAGCTCTCCCGCGTTACGTCGCGCGCCCACGAAGCGTGGCTCCATGCGCGAAAGAACGACGATTTCCCCGGCTTCGCGCCGCACCTGGAGCGGATCGTCGCGCTCAAGATCGCAGTCGCCGAGCACATCGGCTACGCCGACGACCCCTACGACGCTCTGCTCGACGGCTTTGAGCCGGGGCTCACCGCCGACGCCGTCCGCGAGATGTTCGCGCCGCTCCAGAGCCAGACCGTCGAGCTGCTTCACGCCATCGTCGGCTCGACGGTTCAGCCCGACGAATCCCTCCTGCGCCGTCCGCTGTCGCCGAAGAAGCAACGGGAGTTCGCCGTGCAGGTCGCAGCGGACTTCGGGTTCGACTTCGACGCCGGTCGGCTCGATATCTCGGCGCACCCCTTCTGCGCAGGCAGCCATCCCTCCGACGTGCGGATGACGACCCGCTACAACGAGCAGGAACCGATGAGCGCGCTCTTCGGCGTGTTCCACGAGACGGGACATGGACTCTACGAGCAGGGCTTAGACCCCGATCACGCCTACACCCCTTGCGCCGAAGCCGTCTCGCTGGGCGTTCACGAGTCGCAGTCGCGCATGTGGGAGAACATCATCGGTCGGAGCCGGGCGTTCTGGATAGGCTACCTGCCCAAGCTGAAGAGCCTCTACGGTGGAGCGCTCGACGACGTGAGCCTCGACGCGTTCCACTTCGCCATCAACGGTGTGAAGCCGTCACTCATCCGTGTCGAGGCGGACGAACTGACCTACAACCTGCATATCCTCCTGCGCTTCGAGCTCGAGGTCGAGCTCCTGAACCGACGGCTCGCCGTGACCGATCTGCCGGAGGCATGGAACGACCGGATGCGGCGTTATCTCACGGTGGAACCGCCGACGGACGCCGACGGCGTCTTGCAGGACATCCACTGGTCGGGCGGTGCGCTGGGGTACTTCCCGACCTATACTCTGGGGAACCTCTTCGCGGCGCAGTTCGCGGCGAAGATGCGATCCGACCTGCCCGACATGGACGCGCAGATCGCGGCGGGACGCTTCGGCGACGTCCTCGACTGGCTGCGGCGGAACATCCATCGACAGGGCATGCGCTACACGTCGGCGGAGCTCGTCGAGCGCGTCGCAGGCGAACCGCCGAACGGCGACTATCTCGCCGTGTATCTCCGCGACAAGCTCGCGCCGCTCTACCGGCTCTGATGTTCGTCAGCGTGATGAGCAGCGATACGTGACGCGCACCGTGGCAACCACCAACGTGTCGCTCCCGCGAAGGCGGGAGCCTAGGGTCTCTGGATTCCCGCTTCCGTGGGAATGACGACTCCGGAATCCTTGACGGAAGCGTATCGAAGTTGTCGCGATGACCACCATGACAGACCACTAGCCACTCGCGATCGGCAGGCAGGCTCCGCTCACACAGATGAGGTGACTCCGATGCAGAAGATCACGACGTTCCTCGCGTTCGACAACCAGGCGGAGGAAGCGGTCAACTTCTACGTCTCGCTCTTCCAGAACTCGAGGATCCTCCACGTCGCCCGAAACGACGACGGCGAGGACGGCCAGGAAGGGACAGCGTTCCACATCACATTCGAACTGGATGGTCAGGAGTTCATGGCGCTGAACGGAGGTCCCTACTTCACGTTCTCGCACGCCATCTCGCTGTTCGTCCGCTGCGACTCTCAGGAGGAGATCGACCGACTTTGGGGACGGCTCACGGACGGCGGCGAAGAGGTCCAGTGCGGCTGGCTGAAGGATCGCTTCGGCGTGTCGTGGCAGATCGCTCCGACCGAGTTCGAGGAGATGATGCGGAACGGGACGCCGGAGCAGGCGAAGCGCGTCATGGACGCGTTACTGGAGATGGTGAAGATCGACATTGCGACGTTGCGGCGAGCCTACGAGCAGGCGTAGCCGTCAGCCTGGCTGAGGAGTCACCGCGTTGAGCGATCCCTCGATCACATGGCGAGACTCGCGGACCGATCCTGTCCGCGACGAGTTCGTCGCGCGGGGCGTCACGCCAGACCTCGACGACATCCTGAGCCGGTTCCCAAGAGCATCGGGCGAATCGGCATTCGATCCCGACCTCATCGCGTCATCGGTTCGGCGGCTGGAGACGGTTCTCAAGGTCGACACGGGGCATCCCTTCCTCGACCTGTCCGTCAAGACTGGGCTCACCCACATCGACGCGACGTTTCAGGGGAACCATCCGAAGTACGGCATCAAGGTCTACGCGCATGAGATGCACGACAGCTTCCCGCCGACGATCATCGCCGCCGTCGATGCGCTCTCGGCGTGGGGTCTGCACAGCCGGGCGATCCAGCTCTGGACCTACTGGCTGACGCACTTCGTCCGCGACGACGGAACCATCGACTACTACGGTCCCTCCATCAGCGAATACGGCCAGCTTCTGGACGTTGCTGCCTCGCTGGAGGAACGCGCCGGTTCCGACGGTTGGTGGCAGACATGCTTCCCATCGCTGAACCGGATGGCGGGCTACCTGCTACGGCTCTGCGCGGAGCGTGGCGACGAGCTGATCGCCGGTTCCCCAGAGGCCGATGAGCGCGTGAAGGTGCGGCGGTACTTCCACAACAACGCGTGGGTCGTGAAGGGGCTCCGCCGTTGGGCGGATGTGTGCGAACGCCTCGGCGAGCGGGTCGATCCAGCGCCGCTTCGGGAAGCCGCCGATGCCCTCGCCCGCGACACGCTCGCGGCGATCCGCCTTGCGTGGAATACCGACGATTGGTGGCTCACGCCGCAGGTCGAGCCGCTGGGGCGCCCCGAATCGTGGACAGCGACGCGCGACGCCTCTTACACGAACTACCGCTACCTGCCGGAGCTGCTTTCGAGCGGCCTGCTGCCGCCGGAGATGGCGAACCGGGTCGTGGAATCGCGCCTGAACGCGGGCGGGCAGTTCTGCGGCATGACGCGATTCAGCGATCATCTGGACGACTGGCCCCTGACCGACTACCTGCGCGGGCTCTGGGCGCTCGGCCGGAGGGAGGATTTCCTGCTGTCGCTCTATGGGCACGTCGCGTACCACCAGACGGAAGGGCATTTGACGGCGTACGAGCAGGTCTCCTTCCCGCCGGGGCGCGAGGTGGCAGCGTATTGCCTACCGTCCCAGCTCGTCGCCGCGCGAGCGGCGCGGCTGCTCGTCTAGGCATCAGCCGCCGAAGGGGCTCAGAAGTCCATTCCCTGCATAGGGGGTCCCGTAGAGGCGGGTCTGAGACCATGGGTGTCAACTTAAGCGCCCAAGTACTATACGGAACCTCCCCCCACCTCAGTCCTCCCCCACGCTTCGCAGGGGGAGGATGCCCTATCCCTCCTCCTTGAATGGGGGAGGGTCAGGGCGAGGGTTGGGAACCAACCGGTTCCCGCCGTCACAAGCCATATAGGACGCGCGTTTTGCGTTGGAATCCACATGCCCCACCAGAAAACCGCGTAAGTTGACACTGGTGGTCTGAGA
The Candidatus Poribacteria bacterium DNA segment above includes these coding regions:
- a CDS encoding aldo/keto reductase, which produces MPAVELTTGCCPRRRWGKSGLSIPVVPFGTQGFGNNFGPVTDEEACALIRRAVDLGVNHFDCARCYGDSLRKLGVALKTGVIRRDEVVISGRLCCHSAAKWGFYGEGKADYSAARAIEDVRDQLEILGTDHFDAMLIHDPSDSDATLASDGTLAGIKRLKEEGLIHNVGYGMNPHPFHLKVIEQGDIDVLLCFSDYNLLRQTAAEDILPAAAEKDIGVMNGWSIMRGMLTGTPVEKIVSRDRWLSGSDAQRAESMRLWCEERGISLLVLALQFCLRETRIHGNPLGNLNIEQLEMNVAATLTPLDDATLSDFAAAAI
- a CDS encoding VOC family protein yields the protein MQKITTFLAFDNQAEEAVNFYVSLFQNSRILHVARNDDGEDGQEGTAFHITFELDGQEFMALNGGPYFTFSHAISLFVRCDSQEEIDRLWGRLTDGGEEVQCGWLKDRFGVSWQIAPTEFEEMMRNGTPEQAKRVMDALLEMVKIDIATLRRAYEQA
- a CDS encoding carboxypeptidase M32 — protein: MTTYSAFIARVKEVAILGSMGGALRWDRETYMPRKGAAHRGEQLAALSGMIHEAMTSLQMGEWIDALRGADGLSPDEAVNVREVAREYDRQKKIPTALVQELSRVTSRAHEAWLHARKNDDFPGFAPHLERIVALKIAVAEHIGYADDPYDALLDGFEPGLTADAVREMFAPLQSQTVELLHAIVGSTVQPDESLLRRPLSPKKQREFAVQVAADFGFDFDAGRLDISAHPFCAGSHPSDVRMTTRYNEQEPMSALFGVFHETGHGLYEQGLDPDHAYTPCAEAVSLGVHESQSRMWENIIGRSRAFWIGYLPKLKSLYGGALDDVSLDAFHFAINGVKPSLIRVEADELTYNLHILLRFELEVELLNRRLAVTDLPEAWNDRMRRYLTVEPPTDADGVLQDIHWSGGALGYFPTYTLGNLFAAQFAAKMRSDLPDMDAQIAAGRFGDVLDWLRRNIHRQGMRYTSAELVERVAGEPPNGDYLAVYLRDKLAPLYRL
- a CDS encoding sugar phosphate isomerase/epimerase produces the protein MRLGAPVFQPYDSPERWAEVVRSYGYRAAYAPVGYDAPADGIRAYAEAASAADLVIAEVGAWSNPLSPDEATRKKALDHCKKSLQLAEDLGARCCVNIAGSRGTKWDGPCPEDLTETTFEMIVATVREIIDAVEPRRTYYALEMMPWMYPDSPDSALRLIHAIDRRQYGVHFDPTNIIGSPQRFFGTGAVIRECVQKLGPHIRSCHLKDAKMGEGFLVHLDETRPGTGSLDYGTLLRELNRLDPDLPAMLEHLPNEEEYRLAADYVRSVANREHIAL